Proteins co-encoded in one Archangium lipolyticum genomic window:
- a CDS encoding RluA family pseudouridine synthase — protein sequence MRDPSEDIPHAIGEAPEGYVDIPFVVEPNYAGWRLERYLSEKLRRLTRERLHGIIQRGVLCEERRLKPSTPVYPGLAFRIRRPANTEPETPTELPALFQDDWLLVLDKPAGLPIHPTARYHKGTLVSLLRERFGEAFAEPAHRLDRETSGLVVCGRTTESCRVLGRLFVSRDVHKEYLAICEGHPPEDSFSVDAPIAEGTELIRIAVRIDPVEGKESRTRFQVLQRFTHDGQPFALLRCYPETGRQHQIRIHLREAGFPLVGDKMYGPDPGYFDRFSKHCLEPEAWVKLRLPRHALHAAHISFPHPGTGETVSFDSPLPADLQDFIVRGPSHERRQAGP from the coding sequence ATGCGAGACCCGAGCGAGGACATCCCCCACGCCATCGGCGAGGCCCCCGAGGGCTACGTCGACATTCCATTCGTCGTCGAGCCGAACTACGCCGGCTGGCGGTTGGAGCGCTACCTCTCCGAGAAGCTCCGCCGCCTCACGCGCGAGCGCCTCCACGGCATCATCCAGCGCGGCGTCCTCTGTGAGGAGCGCCGTCTCAAGCCCTCCACGCCCGTCTACCCGGGCCTCGCCTTCCGCATCCGTCGCCCAGCCAACACCGAGCCGGAGACTCCCACCGAGCTGCCCGCCCTCTTCCAGGACGACTGGTTGCTCGTGCTCGACAAGCCCGCCGGGCTCCCCATCCACCCCACCGCCCGCTACCACAAGGGCACGCTCGTCTCCCTCCTGCGCGAGCGCTTCGGCGAGGCCTTCGCCGAACCCGCCCACCGTCTGGACCGCGAGACGAGCGGCCTCGTCGTCTGCGGGCGCACCACCGAATCCTGCCGCGTCCTCGGGCGTCTCTTCGTCTCCCGCGACGTGCACAAGGAGTACCTCGCCATCTGTGAGGGCCACCCGCCCGAGGACTCCTTCTCCGTGGACGCCCCCATCGCCGAGGGCACCGAGCTCATCCGCATCGCCGTGCGCATCGACCCCGTGGAGGGCAAGGAGAGCCGCACCCGCTTCCAGGTGCTCCAGCGCTTCACCCATGATGGCCAGCCGTTCGCCCTGCTGCGCTGCTACCCGGAGACCGGGCGCCAGCATCAGATCCGCATCCACCTGCGTGAGGCCGGCTTTCCCCTGGTGGGGGACAAGATGTACGGCCCGGACCCTGGCTACTTCGATCGCTTCAGCAAGCACTGCCTGGAACCCGAGGCCTGGGTGAAGCTGCGTCTGCCTCGCCACGCCCTCCACGCCGCGCACATCTCCTTCCCCCACCCGGGCACGGGGGAGACCGTCTCCTTCGACTCGCCCCTGCCCGCGGACCTTCAGGATTTCATTGTCCGAGGGCCTTCCCACGAGCGGCGCCAGGCCGGTCCATGA
- a CDS encoding phosphatase domain-containing protein, which produces MALKLQTLRSLMTGHTDRNDERRILDLLSDATTAELNHLLLNVDLNRLLSDVDDRVVGPDNLTTLLDLLCVKRARELGLPLRAALVAALQKGFTHEAFERRVRDLFLGLHGRELTEFKNLLDGRGSYHDLQQLLFHDVDDEAIRQDILAHIFREAIPSGENKVLSDIDDTFLANWKDTRYPSKTVYPGVLQFYRELDRGPGVIPGREGDLTFISARPADPLGLIEDRTLATLSQHGVGPSVMLSGAFTHLLGNARIAAMKFENFSRYVQLYPEYGFVFTGDSGQGDVAFGEQMLAAYPEVVRAVFIHDVVDTPAPVRQRWRDKRIFFFDTYVGAAMDAFEVGVIALDGVGRIARAAQEEMERVPFASESQRQARLAELSRDLRRAEI; this is translated from the coding sequence GTGGCCCTGAAACTTCAGACGCTTCGCTCCCTGATGACCGGTCACACCGACCGGAACGACGAGCGGCGCATCCTGGACCTGCTCTCCGACGCGACCACCGCCGAGCTCAACCACCTCCTGCTCAACGTGGACCTGAACCGGTTGCTCTCCGACGTGGATGACCGTGTCGTCGGCCCGGACAACCTCACCACGCTGTTGGACCTGCTGTGCGTGAAGCGGGCGCGCGAGCTGGGCCTGCCGCTGCGCGCCGCGCTCGTGGCGGCGCTCCAGAAGGGCTTCACCCACGAGGCCTTCGAGCGCCGGGTGCGCGACCTGTTCCTCGGGCTGCACGGCCGGGAGCTGACGGAGTTCAAGAACCTGCTCGACGGCCGAGGCAGCTACCACGACCTGCAGCAGCTCCTCTTCCACGACGTGGATGACGAGGCCATCCGCCAGGACATCCTCGCGCACATCTTCCGGGAGGCCATCCCGAGCGGCGAGAACAAGGTGCTGAGCGACATCGACGACACCTTCCTCGCCAACTGGAAGGACACGCGCTACCCGTCGAAGACGGTGTACCCGGGAGTGCTCCAGTTCTACCGCGAGCTGGACCGCGGGCCGGGCGTCATCCCCGGGCGCGAGGGCGACCTCACCTTCATCAGCGCGCGGCCGGCGGATCCGCTCGGCCTCATCGAGGATCGCACGCTGGCCACCCTGAGCCAGCACGGGGTGGGCCCCTCCGTGATGCTCTCCGGTGCGTTCACCCACCTGCTCGGCAACGCGCGCATCGCCGCCATGAAGTTCGAGAACTTCAGCCGCTACGTCCAGCTCTATCCCGAGTACGGCTTCGTCTTCACGGGCGACAGCGGCCAGGGCGACGTGGCCTTCGGCGAGCAGATGCTCGCGGCGTACCCGGAGGTGGTGCGGGCCGTGTTCATCCACGACGTGGTCGACACCCCCGCGCCCGTCCGCCAGCGGTGGCGCGACAAGCGCATCTTCTTCTTCGACACCTACGTGGGGGCCGCGATGGATGCCTTCGAGGTGGGTGTCATCGCCCTCGACGGGGTGGGCCGCATCGCCCGCGCCGCCCAGGAGGAGATGGAGCGGGTGCCGTTCGCCTCCGAGTCCCAGCGGCAGGCCCGCCTGGCCGAGCTGTCGAGGGATCTGCGCCGCGCGGAGATATAG
- a CDS encoding GNAT family N-acetyltransferase yields the protein MLELRTDRLLLRPFAPEDEDALFGLWNDPYVRRYLWDDRLVSREEVREQIALSERDFRERGYGGFVLSLVDWPGALIGFCGLRRIEGREDVELLYGLYRDFWGRGLATEAARAVLRFGFERVGLKDIYARADLANAASIRVMERLGMSPHAPPTVTYRLRRSDFAP from the coding sequence GTGCTGGAGCTTCGCACCGACCGCCTGTTGCTCCGTCCCTTCGCTCCGGAGGACGAGGACGCGCTCTTCGGCCTCTGGAACGACCCGTACGTCCGCCGCTACCTCTGGGATGACCGGCTCGTGTCGCGCGAGGAGGTGCGGGAGCAGATCGCCCTGAGCGAGCGGGACTTCCGGGAGCGGGGCTACGGCGGGTTCGTCCTCTCCCTCGTGGACTGGCCCGGAGCGCTCATCGGCTTCTGCGGGCTGCGGCGCATCGAGGGCCGTGAGGACGTGGAGCTCCTGTACGGACTCTATCGGGACTTCTGGGGGCGGGGCCTCGCCACCGAGGCGGCCCGGGCCGTGCTGCGCTTCGGCTTCGAGCGGGTGGGGCTGAAGGACATCTACGCCCGCGCGGACCTCGCCAACGCCGCGTCCATCCGGGTGATGGAGCGGCTCGGGATGTCGCCCCACGCACCACCGACGGTGACCTACCGGCTCCGGCGGAGCGACTTCGCCCCATGA
- the purF gene encoding amidophosphoribosyltransferase, which yields MCGIFGIVGHPEASNLAYLGLHALQHRGQESAGIVASDGQSLRAHREMGLVADIFTAPVLEQLPGGAAIGHVRYSTAGVSQLKNAQPLTVEYVGGHLAVAHNGNLVNAQELRNELEADGAIFQSDSDTEVVIHLIARSRQPTFEKKVVEALSKVKGAYSILFLSEKKLVAVRDPNGFRPLVLGMLKNSWVLASETTALDLIEAEFIRELEAGEMVVIDETGLHASQPFPPTRLGRCIFEHVYFAKPDSVLFGTSVYETRKELGRQLAREQPAPGADLVIAVPDSGVPAAIGYSQASGIPYDVGLIRSHYVGRTFIEPQQSIRHFGVKLKLSAVRQVLKGKRVVVVDDSIVRGTTSRKIVKMLKAAGAVEVHLRISSPPTQWPCFYGIDTPSRQELIASSHTVEEIARYVTADSLGYISLEGLGTAVGDRERNTFCTACFSGQYLTGNLTAGASAQPAGPKLVSA from the coding sequence ATGTGCGGGATCTTCGGAATCGTCGGTCACCCGGAAGCGTCCAACCTGGCGTACCTCGGTCTGCATGCGCTCCAGCATCGCGGCCAGGAATCAGCGGGCATCGTCGCATCGGATGGCCAGAGTCTGCGGGCCCATCGTGAGATGGGGCTCGTGGCGGACATCTTCACCGCGCCGGTGCTCGAGCAACTGCCGGGCGGAGCGGCCATCGGCCACGTGCGCTACTCCACGGCGGGCGTCAGCCAGCTCAAGAACGCCCAGCCGCTCACGGTGGAGTACGTGGGAGGCCACCTGGCCGTGGCCCACAACGGCAACCTCGTCAACGCACAGGAGCTGCGCAACGAGCTCGAGGCCGACGGCGCCATCTTCCAGTCGGACTCGGACACCGAGGTCGTCATCCACCTCATCGCCCGCTCGCGGCAGCCCACCTTCGAGAAGAAGGTCGTCGAGGCGCTCTCCAAGGTGAAGGGGGCCTACAGCATCCTCTTCCTCTCCGAGAAGAAGCTGGTGGCGGTGAGGGACCCGAACGGCTTCCGTCCGCTGGTGCTCGGCATGCTGAAGAACAGCTGGGTGCTGGCCAGCGAGACCACGGCACTGGATCTCATCGAGGCGGAGTTCATCCGCGAGCTCGAGGCCGGGGAGATGGTGGTCATCGACGAGACGGGCCTGCACGCCAGCCAGCCCTTCCCGCCCACGCGGCTGGGCCGGTGCATCTTCGAGCACGTGTACTTCGCCAAGCCGGACTCGGTGCTGTTCGGCACGAGCGTGTACGAGACGCGCAAGGAGCTGGGACGGCAGCTCGCCAGGGAGCAGCCGGCGCCCGGAGCGGACCTGGTCATCGCTGTGCCGGACTCGGGCGTGCCCGCGGCCATCGGCTACTCGCAGGCCAGTGGGATTCCGTACGACGTGGGCCTCATCCGCAGCCACTACGTGGGCCGCACCTTCATCGAGCCGCAGCAATCCATCCGCCACTTCGGCGTGAAGCTGAAGCTGTCCGCGGTGCGCCAGGTACTCAAGGGCAAGCGCGTGGTGGTGGTGGACGACTCCATCGTGCGCGGCACCACCAGCCGGAAGATCGTGAAGATGCTCAAGGCCGCCGGCGCGGTGGAGGTGCACCTGCGCATCTCCTCGCCGCCCACGCAGTGGCCGTGCTTCTACGGCATCGACACGCCGAGCCGGCAGGAGCTCATCGCCTCCAGCCACACCGTGGAGGAGATCGCCCGCTACGTGACGGCGGACTCGCTGGGCTACATCTCCCTGGAGGGCCTGGGCACCGCGGTGGGAGACCGGGAACGCAACACCTTCTGCACCGCCTGCTTCTCCGGCCAGTACCTCACGGGCAACCTCACGGCGGGCGCCTCGGCGCAGCCCGCCGGACCCAAGCTCGTCAGCGCCTGA
- the yhbY gene encoding ribosome assembly RNA-binding protein YhbY — protein MPLTGKQRRQLRGLGHHLEPVVIVGQSGVTEGVIAAVEQALHDHELIKVKINEGPEDRHEAAEKLAQGTSAELVQLLGRTALLFKKRAEDSEFEDY, from the coding sequence TTGCCGTTGACCGGAAAACAGCGCCGCCAGCTTCGCGGGCTGGGACACCACCTGGAGCCGGTGGTCATCGTGGGCCAGTCGGGCGTCACCGAGGGCGTCATCGCCGCCGTCGAGCAGGCGCTGCACGACCACGAGCTCATCAAGGTGAAGATCAACGAGGGTCCCGAGGACCGTCACGAGGCCGCCGAGAAGCTGGCCCAGGGCACCAGCGCCGAGCTGGTCCAGCTCCTGGGCCGCACCGCGCTGCTCTTCAAGAAGCGCGCGGAGGACTCGGAGTTCGAGGACTACTGA
- a CDS encoding J domain-containing protein gives MAEGDVRQYFVRNETGMIWGPLALPTIELLIDNGSIQGRLQVSEDGINFAFPGLFPHIRDAFPREMWGDVVVPGPTTPMAPAMGAAPTATPTGPQGKPAPGVAPRGPAGAPMAGPGAVAATRPGAPVAGPGARPAAPPGAVPPGAPPGAARPPGSTLAPGMPGAVPTVAPRPGAPGAAPQRPPAPATTARPVGPGIPTHPAPGTAPQAAAPGAPAAARPVPPGATPQQAPAPATTARPVGAGIPTHPAPTAATGPAEVPPSSGQLETHSLVRLYGLLAAGNHTGLLTLTLADCTVSLHFRKGNPEFIDSSHPEDALSTSLLQAKLVTPEQLQQAEAARGRFGGELLAALFGLGLLQPPSAFTQLAHRAQTILLKGLRAESGAFTFEPKDLPAAKAMPLGNKWAVLSDLVRRLPSADLRRRLQPVLGLPVMKSNGRVATGDLRLTPHEMRVLALIDGVRSTGQLLTDVPQDADHVLRLVFLLKELDGVSFAAVAQRAAPPPQASAPRPAAPAPGRAVTAPGVAQAGATPQPAAPAPGRAVTAPGVAQAGAPAPGRAVTAPGVAQAGATPQAPRPATAPAAPVAKPAAPTAPAAKPAAPATPVAKPAAPAMPAAKPAAPAPAAKPAAPAPAPAASGATPGANEIPVLRELAEKLKEQNHFERLGLGADTNGPAVKIAYFKLARLYHPDTLPPGAPPELEKLKADVFAYIGEAYRALADDKSRAAYIEELKHGGGKQEQQVDVEAILKSEELFRKAGLHIKARKFAEAVKILDEAIQLNGEEPEFYAWRGYARFFTFEDKKVAYAEAFKDIQACLKKNEKVASAHYFLGVIAKLCGDNSGALKHFQRTVEIQPNHIDAQREIRMAAQKK, from the coding sequence ATGGCGGAGGGAGACGTCCGGCAATACTTCGTGCGGAACGAGACGGGGATGATCTGGGGTCCACTGGCCCTGCCGACCATCGAGTTGCTCATCGATAACGGCAGCATCCAGGGTCGGCTCCAGGTCTCCGAGGACGGCATCAACTTCGCCTTCCCGGGGCTCTTCCCCCACATTCGCGATGCCTTCCCTCGGGAGATGTGGGGAGACGTCGTGGTCCCCGGCCCCACCACCCCGATGGCTCCGGCCATGGGAGCCGCCCCGACCGCCACGCCCACCGGCCCCCAGGGCAAGCCCGCCCCCGGCGTCGCGCCGCGAGGACCCGCCGGAGCGCCCATGGCTGGTCCCGGGGCCGTCGCCGCCACACGGCCCGGTGCCCCCGTGGCGGGTCCAGGCGCCCGGCCCGCCGCGCCTCCAGGAGCCGTTCCTCCCGGGGCGCCCCCGGGTGCCGCCCGCCCGCCCGGCTCGACGCTCGCGCCCGGAATGCCCGGAGCGGTCCCCACCGTGGCTCCGCGTCCCGGGGCTCCCGGCGCCGCGCCCCAGCGCCCCCCCGCGCCCGCCACCACCGCGCGTCCCGTCGGGCCCGGAATCCCCACCCACCCCGCTCCAGGCACCGCGCCACAGGCCGCCGCCCCCGGGGCTCCCGCCGCCGCGCGTCCCGTGCCGCCCGGTGCCACGCCCCAGCAGGCCCCCGCGCCCGCCACCACCGCGCGTCCCGTCGGAGCGGGCATCCCCACCCACCCCGCTCCCACGGCGGCCACGGGTCCGGCGGAAGTGCCTCCCAGCAGCGGGCAGCTCGAGACGCACTCGCTCGTGCGCCTCTACGGACTTCTCGCCGCCGGCAACCACACGGGTCTGCTCACGCTCACCCTCGCCGACTGCACCGTCAGCCTCCACTTCCGCAAGGGCAACCCCGAGTTCATCGACTCCTCGCACCCCGAGGACGCGCTGAGCACCTCGCTCCTCCAGGCGAAGCTCGTCACCCCGGAGCAGCTCCAGCAGGCCGAGGCCGCCCGGGGCCGCTTCGGCGGTGAGCTGCTCGCCGCCCTCTTCGGCCTGGGCCTGCTCCAACCCCCCTCCGCCTTCACCCAGCTGGCGCACCGCGCCCAGACCATCCTCCTCAAGGGCCTGCGCGCCGAGTCCGGCGCCTTCACCTTCGAGCCCAAGGACCTGCCCGCCGCCAAGGCCATGCCCCTGGGCAACAAGTGGGCGGTGCTGAGCGACCTCGTGCGCCGCCTGCCCAGCGCGGACCTCCGGCGCAGGCTCCAGCCCGTCCTCGGCCTGCCGGTGATGAAGTCCAACGGACGCGTGGCCACCGGCGACCTGCGCCTCACCCCTCACGAGATGCGCGTGCTCGCCCTCATCGACGGGGTGCGCTCCACCGGTCAGCTCCTCACCGACGTTCCCCAGGACGCCGACCACGTGCTGCGGCTCGTGTTCCTCCTCAAGGAACTCGATGGGGTGTCCTTCGCGGCCGTGGCCCAGCGCGCGGCCCCGCCGCCACAAGCCTCGGCACCCCGGCCCGCCGCGCCCGCCCCTGGACGCGCTGTCACCGCTCCTGGTGTTGCCCAGGCTGGCGCCACGCCCCAGCCCGCCGCGCCCGCTCCTGGACGCGCCGTCACCGCTCCGGGTGTTGCCCAGGCTGGTGCCCCCGCGCCTGGACGCGCCGTCACCGCTCCGGGTGTTGCCCAGGCCGGTGCCACTCCCCAGGCACCACGCCCGGCGACGGCTCCCGCAGCTCCCGTGGCGAAACCGGCTGCTCCCACCGCGCCCGCCGCCAAACCGGCCGCTCCCGCCACTCCCGTGGCGAAACCAGCCGCTCCGGCCATGCCCGCCGCGAAACCAGCCGCCCCCGCTCCCGCCGCCAAACCGGCCGCTCCGGCTCCGGCTCCCGCCGCCTCGGGCGCCACTCCGGGCGCCAACGAGATTCCCGTCCTCCGCGAGCTGGCCGAGAAGCTCAAGGAGCAGAACCACTTCGAGCGCCTGGGTCTGGGAGCGGACACCAACGGCCCGGCGGTGAAGATCGCCTACTTCAAGCTGGCCAGGCTGTACCACCCGGACACCCTGCCGCCCGGCGCGCCTCCGGAGCTGGAGAAGCTCAAGGCCGACGTCTTCGCCTACATCGGCGAGGCCTACCGGGCCCTCGCGGACGACAAGAGCCGCGCCGCCTACATCGAGGAGCTCAAGCATGGCGGCGGCAAGCAGGAGCAGCAGGTCGACGTGGAGGCCATCCTCAAGAGCGAGGAGCTCTTCCGCAAGGCCGGCCTGCACATCAAGGCCCGGAAGTTCGCCGAGGCGGTGAAGATCCTCGACGAGGCCATCCAGCTCAACGGCGAGGAGCCCGAGTTCTACGCCTGGCGCGGCTATGCCCGCTTCTTCACCTTCGAGGACAAGAAGGTGGCCTACGCCGAGGCCTTCAAGGACATCCAGGCCTGTCTGAAGAAGAACGAGAAGGTCGCCTCGGCGCACTACTTCCTGGGTGTCATCGCCAAACTTTGCGGAGACAACAGCGGCGCGCTGAAGCACTTCCAGAGGACGGTGGAGATTCAGCCAAATCACATCGACGCGCAGCGGGAGATCCGCATGGCGGCGCAAAAGAAGTAG
- a CDS encoding TSUP family transporter: MDVTPLEIVLLCVAALTAGVVDAIAGGGGLVTLPALLATGLPPHVVLGTNKGQSVFGAFAALVRFARAGLVKGKLAVITFPMGLVGSLLGAALVLLLRPEVLKPVVLVLLVAVAAFLAFRRGPPPGERPEPPARRMMTLGAVISLVIGTYDGFFGPGTGTFLIICFSGLLGHNLTKASADAKVVNFATNLAAVGLFAYRGLVLWQVALPMAAAQFTGAWIGAHMAVRGGDKLVRKVVLLVVVALVIKLGRDVLVG; the protein is encoded by the coding sequence GTGGACGTCACCCCGCTCGAAATCGTCCTGTTGTGCGTCGCGGCCCTCACGGCCGGTGTGGTGGATGCCATCGCCGGAGGAGGAGGGCTGGTGACGCTGCCCGCCCTCCTGGCGACCGGCCTGCCGCCGCACGTGGTCCTGGGCACGAACAAGGGCCAGTCCGTGTTCGGCGCGTTCGCGGCGCTGGTGCGCTTCGCGCGGGCCGGGTTGGTGAAGGGGAAGCTCGCGGTCATCACCTTCCCGATGGGGCTGGTGGGCTCGCTCCTCGGGGCGGCGCTGGTGCTGCTGCTGCGCCCCGAGGTGCTCAAGCCCGTGGTGCTGGTGCTGCTGGTGGCGGTGGCCGCCTTCCTGGCCTTCCGCCGGGGGCCGCCGCCGGGCGAACGGCCGGAACCGCCGGCCCGGCGCATGATGACGCTGGGCGCGGTCATCTCGCTCGTCATCGGCACCTATGACGGCTTCTTCGGGCCGGGAACGGGGACGTTCCTCATCATCTGCTTCTCGGGGCTGCTGGGGCACAACCTGACGAAGGCCTCGGCGGACGCGAAGGTGGTGAACTTCGCGACGAACCTCGCGGCGGTGGGCCTCTTCGCGTACCGGGGCCTGGTGCTGTGGCAGGTGGCCCTGCCCATGGCCGCGGCCCAGTTCACCGGTGCGTGGATCGGCGCGCACATGGCCGTGCGCGGGGGCGACAAGCTGGTGCGCAAGGTGGTGCTGCTGGTGGTGGTGGCGCTCGTCATCAAGCTGGGCCGCGACGTGCTCGTCGGGTAG
- a CDS encoding AHH domain-containing protein: MLSVLHDDRTQPRARPAVFQLTPKANGLDEGDGPSGWERRLWSDYAARYGASSLPPLDELADARLRLALRLSPGYMDEGVREAAEVLLTDPVFVTGVIVSMTLYMAAWAMPEPLFSKATAAALTFVLMMSFTVAEIRNAAVVLLRLDRDVRKAHSLAELEAISERFGRAAGATLLRILVMVAGWAVGKALPPVPRGGMGGRLMAPSGPRLPDGSLISSGQVVADGSLVMTGIASGTVASAARQESLCSDGAEDDGVPGHHIATIRNRASNVRGGPWTLVFEPLFKKAGMSLDAPENIVRVRGHKGPHSEEYHSEVFRRISTALRGCNGVDECRRTLISELKALAAEICTPGTLLNELLMRKR, from the coding sequence GTGCTCTCCGTGCTCCACGACGACCGCACCCAGCCACGTGCACGGCCCGCTGTCTTTCAGCTCACTCCGAAGGCGAATGGCTTGGACGAGGGAGACGGACCGTCCGGTTGGGAGCGCCGGTTGTGGTCCGATTACGCGGCCAGGTACGGTGCGTCCTCTCTACCACCACTGGATGAGTTGGCGGATGCGCGTCTCCGTCTCGCGTTGCGTCTCTCGCCTGGGTACATGGACGAAGGCGTGCGAGAGGCCGCGGAGGTGCTCCTCACGGACCCGGTTTTCGTTACGGGCGTCATTGTTTCGATGACCCTCTACATGGCGGCGTGGGCCATGCCGGAGCCGCTCTTCTCCAAGGCGACGGCGGCAGCTCTGACCTTCGTCTTGATGATGAGCTTCACGGTGGCGGAGATCCGGAACGCCGCGGTCGTGTTGTTGCGTCTGGACCGGGACGTGCGGAAGGCACATTCCCTGGCCGAACTGGAGGCGATCTCGGAGCGCTTCGGCCGGGCAGCGGGAGCGACGCTCTTGCGGATTCTGGTGATGGTGGCGGGCTGGGCCGTGGGGAAGGCACTGCCTCCTGTACCTCGCGGAGGGATGGGAGGGCGGCTCATGGCTCCCTCGGGTCCGAGGCTCCCTGATGGAAGCCTTATCTCCTCTGGTCAGGTAGTCGCCGACGGCAGTCTCGTCATGACGGGGATCGCGAGTGGAACCGTGGCCTCAGCCGCACGCCAGGAGAGCCTGTGCAGCGATGGCGCGGAGGACGACGGAGTTCCGGGACACCACATCGCCACCATCCGCAACAGGGCTTCCAACGTACGTGGAGGACCCTGGACATTGGTCTTCGAACCCCTCTTCAAAAAAGCCGGAATGAGTCTCGATGCGCCTGAGAACATCGTCCGGGTCAGAGGACACAAGGGCCCTCATTCCGAGGAGTACCATTCAGAGGTTTTCAGACGGATCTCGACCGCGCTTCGAGGATGCAACGGTGTGGATGAGTGTCGAAGAACTCTGATTTCAGAACTCAAAGCACTTGCAGCGGAGATCTGCACTCCTGGAACCTTACTGAACGAACTTCTGATGCGGAAGCGCTGA
- a CDS encoding imm11 family protein, producing MDLDQASFAIPVAHARVVDIFERLGVKDVQFIPVEIESQPDSYFILNATRVVKCIDDARSGQVNYWKPEDGQPAKVGTYRAVHRLRIDPTKVGDARIFRTWGWVVTLVISEDIKEALEREHVIGTRFVEV from the coding sequence TTGGATCTCGATCAGGCGTCTTTCGCCATTCCTGTTGCTCACGCCCGGGTCGTCGACATCTTCGAGCGTCTCGGAGTGAAGGATGTCCAATTCATCCCTGTCGAGATTGAGTCCCAACCCGACAGCTACTTCATCCTCAACGCCACCCGTGTGGTGAAATGCATCGATGACGCCCGCAGCGGTCAGGTGAATTACTGGAAACCCGAGGATGGACAGCCCGCCAAGGTTGGCACCTACCGGGCTGTCCACCGGCTACGCATCGACCCGACGAAGGTCGGTGATGCGCGCATCTTCCGAACTTGGGGCTGGGTGGTGACCCTCGTCATCTCCGAGGACATCAAGGAGGCATTGGAGCGCGAGCACGTGATTGGCACGCGCTTCGTCGAGGTATGA
- a CDS encoding YfbM family protein, whose translation MEMLCTLRSLTENQRQKLLEHPDTLEEFIDDEEDFGDAEGARFLDLDIGETWHGLQYLLTGTAWEGKAPLDFLVRGGEDVGDIPSDEGTARVFTADEVKALSKSLGALTEKTLLERYDPARMQEEDIYPGFWEEPPPDLDPKEELASYFDELKKFTAAVAKRGHGLLVFIG comes from the coding sequence ATGGAAATGCTCTGCACGCTGCGCAGCCTGACGGAGAACCAGCGCCAGAAGCTGCTGGAGCACCCCGACACGCTCGAGGAGTTCATCGACGACGAGGAGGACTTCGGTGACGCCGAGGGCGCGCGGTTCCTGGACCTGGACATCGGGGAGACGTGGCACGGCCTGCAGTACCTGCTGACGGGAACGGCGTGGGAGGGCAAGGCGCCGCTGGACTTCCTGGTGCGAGGCGGCGAGGACGTGGGTGACATCCCCTCGGACGAGGGTACGGCGCGCGTCTTCACGGCGGACGAGGTGAAGGCGCTGTCCAAGTCCCTCGGAGCCCTCACCGAGAAGACGCTGCTGGAGCGTTACGACCCGGCGCGGATGCAGGAAGAGGACATCTACCCGGGCTTCTGGGAAGAACCTCCGCCGGACCTGGACCCGAAGGAGGAGCTGGCCTCCTACTTCGATGAACTGAAGAAGTTCACGGCCGCCGTGGCGAAGCGCGGCCACGGCCTGCTGGTGTTCATCGGCTGA